From the Azospirillum formosense genome, one window contains:
- a CDS encoding GNAT family N-acetyltransferase: protein MTGLRFARLTPDALRAVLELQREACGPLMHPLTEAELSDMLAGPRMDRGMVLGALTDRALAGFLAVQFPGRSAHNLGRDYGLPDGDLDRALHFTGILVHPDRRGQGLHRRLIEAAAHGALPPERHRYWFATVRPENTASVRGMLSVGMRVFARKPKHDGHDRLLFVRDLSAPGGG, encoded by the coding sequence ATGACCGGGCTGCGCTTCGCCCGCCTGACGCCGGACGCGCTGCGCGCCGTCCTGGAATTGCAGCGGGAGGCCTGCGGCCCGCTGATGCACCCGCTCACCGAGGCCGAGCTGTCGGACATGCTGGCCGGACCGCGAATGGACCGCGGGATGGTGCTCGGCGCCCTGACCGACCGCGCGCTCGCCGGTTTCCTCGCCGTGCAGTTCCCCGGCCGGTCCGCCCACAATCTGGGCCGTGACTATGGTCTTCCGGACGGGGACCTCGACCGGGCGCTGCACTTCACCGGCATCCTGGTGCATCCGGACCGGCGCGGGCAGGGCCTGCACCGGCGCCTGATCGAAGCCGCCGCCCACGGGGCGCTGCCGCCGGAGCGGCACCGCTACTGGTTCGCCACCGTCCGGCCCGAGAACACGGCGAGCGTGCGCGGCATGCTGTCGGTCGGCATGCGCGTCTTCGCGCGCAAGCCCAAACACGACGGGCACGACCGTCTCCTCTTCGTCCGCGACCTGTCCGCCCCGGGCGGTGGCTGA
- a CDS encoding ABC transporter ATP-binding protein, with amino-acid sequence MLRIDGLGKRYPNGHLALEGIGLEVAPGEILGVVGGSGCGKSTLLRLIAGLETPTAGEVVLNGRPVRGPRDEIGFVFQEPRLMPWLRIRDNVAFGIRHLPKAEREARTVQALARVGLADFAGAWPRELSGGMAQRAALARALVGRPSVLLLDEPFSALDALTRYDLQDHLLSLWAYERPTLILVTHDIEEALVLADRVVVMLPRPGRVLTIATPPLPRPRDRADPLFEVWKHRLLADLSRAFRHRISGEEAFPAAAI; translated from the coding sequence GGACTGGAGGTGGCGCCGGGGGAAATCCTCGGCGTCGTCGGCGGCTCCGGCTGCGGCAAGAGCACGCTGTTGCGCCTGATCGCCGGTCTGGAGACGCCGACCGCCGGGGAGGTCGTGCTGAACGGCCGTCCGGTGCGCGGCCCACGCGACGAGATCGGTTTCGTCTTCCAGGAACCGCGGCTGATGCCCTGGCTGCGCATCCGCGACAACGTCGCCTTCGGCATCCGCCATCTGCCGAAGGCGGAACGCGAGGCCCGCACGGTGCAGGCGCTGGCGCGCGTCGGTCTCGCCGACTTCGCCGGGGCGTGGCCGCGGGAGCTGTCCGGCGGCATGGCCCAGCGCGCCGCGCTGGCGCGGGCGCTGGTCGGGCGGCCCTCGGTCCTGCTGCTCGACGAGCCCTTCTCGGCGCTGGACGCCCTGACCCGCTACGACCTGCAGGACCATCTGCTGAGCCTGTGGGCCTACGAACGCCCGACGCTGATCCTGGTCACCCACGACATCGAGGAGGCGCTTGTCCTGGCCGACCGCGTCGTGGTGATGCTGCCCCGCCCGGGCCGCGTCCTGACCATCGCGACGCCGCCGTTGCCGCGTCCGCGCGATCGCGCCGATCCGTTGTTCGAGGTTTGGAAGCACCGGCTGCTCGCCGACCTCAGCCGCGCGTTCCGCCATCGCATCAGCGGCGAGGAGGCGTTTCCCGCCGCCGCCATCTGA
- the alr gene encoding alanine racemase, giving the protein MTGTRTGRRGSTTVWADIDLHALGRNLERLRRSLPGQAVFGVVKADAYGHGAGPVGRALQRFGIDGLVVADMGEGITLRRAGITAPILVIDPPLPSQLRLPALHRLGATVTSAAEARALATAANRAGRTVEVHVRVNTGFAGFGVPRAELTDLLAAVAAAPALRLEGLYTHLSGSYGPDEDGGLAELERFGEAVEAARAAGRLPALVHALSSPALGRPLLTAAAARIGCTAVRCGAALLGIRMADGDPPLPLAPVMSVKARVSRVTALEPGDVADYAATGAAPRRTPVAVLPFGFADGHHLHRLAGGVLLIRGRPAPVLGRPFMSSLLADVTDIPGVQPGDEAVLIGQQGDHRITAEDVAARSGLRPSAVPLLGPRVVRRYRSSTAREDRTE; this is encoded by the coding sequence ATGACGGGAACGCGGACGGGCCGGCGGGGCAGCACCACCGTCTGGGCGGACATCGATCTGCACGCCCTCGGCCGGAACCTGGAACGGCTGCGCCGCAGCCTTCCCGGTCAGGCGGTCTTCGGCGTGGTGAAGGCGGACGCCTACGGCCACGGCGCCGGGCCGGTCGGCCGGGCGCTGCAGCGGTTCGGGATCGACGGGCTGGTGGTCGCCGACATGGGCGAGGGCATCACCTTGCGGCGGGCCGGGATCACCGCCCCCATCCTGGTGATCGACCCGCCGTTGCCCAGCCAGCTCCGATTGCCCGCCCTGCACCGGCTGGGCGCCACCGTCACCAGCGCGGCGGAGGCGCGGGCGCTCGCCACCGCCGCCAACCGCGCCGGGCGGACGGTGGAGGTGCATGTCCGGGTGAACACCGGTTTCGCCGGCTTCGGTGTGCCGCGGGCGGAGCTGACCGACCTGCTGGCCGCGGTGGCCGCCGCGCCGGCTCTGCGGCTGGAGGGCCTCTACACCCACCTGTCCGGCTCCTACGGCCCCGATGAGGACGGCGGGCTGGCGGAGCTGGAGCGCTTCGGCGAGGCGGTCGAGGCGGCGCGGGCCGCCGGGCGGCTGCCGGCGCTGGTCCACGCGCTCAGCAGCCCGGCCCTCGGCCGGCCCCTGCTGACCGCGGCCGCGGCGCGCATCGGCTGCACGGCGGTGCGCTGCGGCGCCGCCCTGTTGGGCATCCGCATGGCCGACGGGGACCCGCCCCTGCCCCTGGCCCCGGTGATGAGCGTGAAGGCCCGCGTCTCCCGCGTGACGGCGCTGGAACCGGGCGACGTCGCCGATTACGCCGCCACCGGCGCGGCGCCGCGGCGCACGCCGGTGGCGGTCCTGCCTTTCGGCTTCGCCGACGGCCACCACCTGCACCGGCTGGCCGGCGGGGTCCTGCTGATCCGGGGCCGCCCGGCGCCGGTCCTGGGGCGCCCCTTCATGAGCAGCCTGCTGGCCGACGTGACGGACATTCCCGGCGTCCAGCCAGGCGACGAGGCCGTCCTGATCGGGCAGCAGGGCGATCACCGGATCACCGCGGAGGACGTCGCGGCGCGGTCCGGGCTGCGGCCCAGCGCGGTCCCGCTTCTCGGGCCGCGGGTCGTCCGCCGCTACCGGTCGAGCACCGCGAGGGAGGACCGGACGGAATGA
- a CDS encoding sigma-70 family RNA polymerase sigma factor, with product MAGSPRLLSRSGDDLHQLDDSGLLERIATGDQTAFWVFWCRHHTDLFWTYHRLCKGNRQEIHDCLSGLCINLYESLPLYARSIIKARTWLRRTAINHFIDRHRAHQRHPVLVGSLIEIASIADVSSGRDAMDPERTNADRALLAKVLESLDGIRDERMRQAARMRFIEEQPYADIAAELSISEELARKWIQQIRSYLRSAVPDHRDLLAKPPPDTPQARRATKHGVLTRTRPPKTMKPAP from the coding sequence ATGGCTGGATCGCCGCGACTCCTCTCCCGCAGCGGGGACGACCTCCACCAGCTGGACGATTCCGGCCTTCTGGAACGCATCGCGACCGGGGACCAGACCGCCTTCTGGGTCTTCTGGTGCCGCCATCACACCGACCTGTTTTGGACATACCATCGGTTGTGCAAAGGAAACAGGCAGGAGATTCACGACTGCCTGAGCGGGCTCTGCATCAACCTGTATGAATCCCTGCCCCTTTACGCGCGCTCCATCATCAAGGCGCGCACCTGGCTGCGGCGCACCGCCATCAACCATTTCATCGACCGGCACCGCGCCCACCAGCGCCATCCCGTCCTGGTCGGCTCCCTCATCGAGATCGCCTCCATCGCCGACGTTTCCAGCGGACGGGACGCCATGGACCCGGAGCGCACCAACGCCGACCGCGCGCTGCTCGCCAAGGTCCTGGAATCGCTCGACGGCATCCGGGACGAGCGGATGCGGCAGGCCGCCCGCATGCGCTTCATCGAGGAGCAGCCCTACGCGGACATCGCGGCGGAGCTGTCGATCTCCGAAGAGCTGGCCCGCAAATGGATCCAGCAGATCCGCAGCTACCTGCGCAGCGCGGTTCCCGATCACCGCGACCTACTGGCGAAACCGCCGCCCGACACCCCCCAGGCGCGGCGCGCCACCAAGCACGGCGTTCTGACCAGAACGCGTCCCCCCAAGACGATGAAGCCGGCGCCGTGA
- a CDS encoding patatin-like phospholipase family protein, producing MPDQTMPAPAVQPADRKGAKPINLALQGGGAHGSFTWGVLDRILEDGRLSIDGIVGTSAGAMNCAVTAYGLTIGGREGARSKLREFWRRISDEAKKGPLQPTPLDKMFSKGNMDFSPLWQMFDALSRMMSPYELNPMNMNPLRDVLSDVVDFKRLRKAPACKTFIAATDVCAGRLKVFGPKDISVEAVLASACLPFLFQAVQVGNAFYWDGGYSGNPPLFPLIDQCDSRDILVVQINPVRVPVPPRTAREIMDRVNTLSFNSSMMRELRVVDFVSKLIDSGELSPDKHKKMHIHTIDAEEVVEKLGVTSKLNADWDFLMYMFETGRHKAEEFLDQHFDKIGRESSTDISAKFLA from the coding sequence ATGCCCGACCAGACCATGCCCGCCCCCGCCGTCCAACCCGCCGACCGCAAGGGCGCCAAGCCGATCAACCTCGCGCTCCAAGGGGGCGGCGCCCACGGCTCCTTCACCTGGGGCGTGCTCGACCGCATCCTGGAGGATGGGCGCCTGAGCATCGACGGCATCGTCGGCACCAGCGCCGGCGCCATGAACTGCGCCGTCACCGCCTATGGCCTGACCATCGGGGGTCGCGAGGGCGCGCGGAGCAAGCTGCGCGAATTCTGGCGCCGCATCTCCGACGAGGCGAAGAAGGGGCCGCTCCAGCCGACCCCGCTCGACAAGATGTTCAGCAAGGGGAACATGGACTTCTCCCCGCTCTGGCAGATGTTCGACGCGCTGTCGCGCATGATGTCGCCGTACGAGCTGAACCCGATGAACATGAACCCGCTGCGCGACGTGCTGTCGGACGTGGTGGATTTCAAGCGGCTGCGCAAGGCGCCGGCCTGCAAGACCTTCATCGCGGCGACCGACGTCTGCGCCGGCCGGCTGAAGGTGTTCGGCCCGAAGGACATCTCGGTGGAGGCGGTGCTCGCCTCGGCCTGCCTGCCCTTCCTGTTCCAGGCGGTGCAGGTCGGCAACGCCTTCTACTGGGACGGCGGCTATTCCGGCAACCCGCCGCTGTTCCCGCTGATCGATCAGTGCGACAGCCGCGACATCCTGGTCGTCCAGATCAACCCGGTCCGCGTGCCGGTGCCGCCGCGCACCGCCCGCGAGATCATGGACCGCGTCAACACCCTCAGCTTCAACTCCAGCATGATGCGCGAGCTGCGCGTCGTCGACTTCGTCTCCAAGCTGATCGACTCGGGCGAGCTGAGTCCGGACAAGCACAAGAAGATGCACATCCACACCATCGACGCCGAAGAGGTGGTGGAGAAACTGGGCGTCACGAGCAAGCTGAACGCCGACTGGGACTTCCTGATGTACATGTTCGAAACGGGCCGCCACAAGGCCGAGGAGTTCCTGGACCAGCACTTCGACAAGATCGGCCGGGAATCCTCGACCGACATCAGCGCGAAGTTCCTTGCATGA
- a CDS encoding MFS transporter — translation MASSGAAHGRSGPLRAFLVSVLLVGVTLAFSLSINLGSVRQNHAGTLMAAFAVVGGKTVENVQDALGYGKPLDDFYGLEAILDQLAATLPWARGIGVVVADGRVVATARGRPVEPAPEATLRRARAELERRPHWFRHDADNGTYALYLPIRIPGAAERDGRTADAPAGFLIIQSDSARVDDRVEEFRDRTLPQLLWTGLGTVGFLGLTGLVMAFGLRRAPEGRRVRLERLRRLLALGAMLVAQTAAAAECYTLISTAHLEAAEQATQIVARMIRNDVESVVRRGLDYGSLAGVDGYFDRIRASMPTLQTIELALPGATPPSHDARHIVAGVPFLSDMPDVTLRWPLAQDRGGEARELVAVVDGDRVAAQLTEFGLDMATILVTSLLFMFEMDRVLGGRTRMARRSGDGRAEPGEADPPRPAPGATGDFAGSIRFSAFLMYFGAFLPVSFVPLLMSSFGGAPFPPLSPSQMAAAPLTAEMLCGVAAALAAGRLTGRFGWRAVSLAGFAAAAAGMALAAVAAMAADPLLFVMARGLSGAGGMTGLIAANALIGRLRGVSETSALQSGLFAGMYAGVNCGAVSGALLSTTYGPVTVFAGGAVIPVAGLLYTAFGVPRLPGTVPPDVHCAPAALSTPCGTVQPRRRRIKVPLFLALISLPTAVAAMFLPFYLPLFIADLGLSSATVGRAYLLHGLCVVLAGPLLTRMAARRLPIPGVTLLSAAMIAGALALFGLQASLWTAFATVFLIGLAESFGLSAQIRHAELLAAREARRRDSVLALHVNARKLGQAAGPPLFGTLAAAVPLGAGPQGVGMIGGLLAASLLLFALLTWRRTVPHRTGRTRTENGR, via the coding sequence ATGGCCTCGTCCGGCGCCGCGCATGGCCGATCCGGCCCCCTCCGCGCCTTCTTGGTGTCGGTGCTTCTGGTCGGGGTGACCCTCGCCTTCAGCCTGAGCATCAATCTCGGCTCCGTCCGCCAGAACCACGCGGGCACGCTGATGGCCGCCTTCGCGGTGGTCGGCGGCAAGACCGTCGAGAACGTCCAGGACGCGCTGGGCTACGGCAAGCCGTTGGACGACTTCTACGGGCTGGAGGCGATCCTGGACCAGCTCGCCGCCACCCTGCCCTGGGCGCGGGGGATCGGGGTGGTGGTGGCGGACGGGCGCGTCGTCGCCACCGCCCGGGGCCGGCCCGTGGAGCCGGCGCCGGAGGCCACCCTGCGTCGCGCCCGCGCCGAGCTGGAGCGGCGCCCCCATTGGTTCCGGCACGATGCCGACAACGGCACCTACGCCCTCTATCTGCCGATCCGCATCCCCGGCGCGGCGGAGCGGGACGGCCGGACGGCCGACGCTCCCGCCGGCTTCCTGATCATCCAGTCCGACAGCGCCAGGGTGGACGACCGCGTCGAGGAGTTCCGCGACCGCACCCTGCCGCAGCTCCTGTGGACGGGGCTGGGGACGGTCGGCTTCCTCGGCCTGACCGGTCTGGTCATGGCCTTCGGGCTGCGCCGCGCGCCGGAGGGGCGCCGGGTCCGGCTGGAGCGCCTGCGCCGGCTGCTGGCGCTCGGCGCGATGCTGGTCGCACAGACCGCGGCGGCGGCGGAATGCTACACGCTGATCTCCACCGCCCATCTGGAGGCCGCCGAACAGGCGACCCAGATCGTCGCCCGGATGATCCGCAACGACGTCGAGTCCGTGGTCCGCCGCGGGCTCGACTACGGGTCGCTGGCCGGGGTTGACGGCTATTTCGACCGCATCCGCGCCAGCATGCCGACCCTGCAGACCATCGAGCTGGCCCTCCCCGGCGCCACCCCGCCGAGCCACGACGCCCGCCACATCGTGGCCGGCGTCCCCTTCCTGTCGGACATGCCGGACGTGACGCTGCGCTGGCCGCTCGCTCAGGACCGCGGCGGCGAGGCGCGCGAGCTGGTGGCCGTCGTCGACGGCGACCGGGTGGCCGCCCAGCTGACCGAGTTCGGTCTGGACATGGCGACCATCCTCGTCACCTCGCTGCTGTTCATGTTCGAGATGGACCGCGTGCTCGGCGGACGGACGCGGATGGCCCGCCGCTCGGGCGACGGGCGGGCCGAACCGGGCGAGGCCGACCCGCCCAGGCCCGCGCCGGGCGCGACCGGCGATTTCGCCGGCTCCATCCGCTTCTCGGCCTTTCTGATGTATTTCGGCGCCTTTTTGCCGGTGTCCTTCGTCCCGCTGCTGATGAGCAGCTTCGGCGGGGCCCCCTTTCCCCCGCTGTCGCCGTCCCAGATGGCCGCGGCACCCCTGACGGCGGAAATGCTGTGCGGGGTCGCCGCGGCGCTGGCCGCCGGACGGCTGACCGGCCGGTTCGGCTGGCGGGCGGTCTCGCTGGCCGGCTTCGCGGCGGCGGCGGCGGGCATGGCGCTGGCCGCCGTGGCGGCGATGGCCGCCGACCCGCTGCTGTTCGTGATGGCCCGCGGGCTGAGCGGAGCCGGCGGCATGACCGGGCTGATCGCCGCGAACGCCCTGATCGGGCGGCTGCGCGGGGTTTCCGAAACGTCCGCTCTGCAATCGGGGCTGTTCGCCGGCATGTATGCCGGGGTGAATTGCGGGGCCGTGTCGGGCGCCCTGCTCTCCACCACCTACGGGCCGGTGACGGTGTTCGCCGGGGGGGCCGTGATCCCGGTCGCCGGGCTGCTCTACACCGCGTTCGGCGTTCCCCGCCTGCCCGGAACCGTCCCGCCGGATGTTCACTGCGCGCCGGCGGCGCTCTCAACGCCTTGCGGGACGGTCCAGCCGCGGCGGCGGCGCATCAAGGTGCCGCTGTTCCTGGCGCTGATCTCCCTGCCCACCGCGGTGGCGGCGATGTTCCTGCCCTTCTACCTGCCGCTGTTCATCGCGGACCTCGGCCTGTCGTCGGCGACGGTGGGCCGCGCCTACCTGCTGCACGGCCTGTGCGTCGTGCTGGCCGGGCCGCTGCTGACCCGCATGGCGGCGCGGCGCCTGCCGATTCCGGGGGTGACGCTGCTGTCCGCGGCGATGATCGCCGGGGCGCTGGCCCTGTTCGGTCTCCAGGCGTCCCTGTGGACGGCCTTCGCCACGGTGTTCCTGATCGGCCTCGCGGAGAGTTTCGGCCTGTCCGCCCAGATCCGTCACGCCGAGCTTCTGGCGGCGCGCGAGGCGCGGCGGCGCGACTCCGTGCTGGCCCTGCACGTCAACGCCCGCAAGCTGGGACAGGCCGCCGGTCCGCCGCTGTTCGGCACGCTGGCCGCCGCCGTCCCGCTGGGCGCCGGACCGCAGGGTGTGGGAATGATCGGCGGGCTGCTGGCCGCAAGCCTGCTGCTCTTCGCCCTTCTGACATGGCGGCGGACCGTCCCGCACCGCACCGGGCGGACGCGGACGGAGAACGGACGATGA
- a CDS encoding ABC transporter substrate binding protein, with translation MSEAVPPSSRRALADEPEAAALTRRGWMAGAAAAGLGALCAAPTALAAPRPFPSVREVPRRWRIGYAESMPYGNYAATLAAILGELERMGWTGPLTGLPYRPGQTDTASLWSWLSARAGSPVLDFVADAHATNLTAEGAAALVRRLQDPGDIDLMIVMGTVSGVALATDAHRVPVLAFSCTNPIAAGIVESETDTGSDHVWAHLDPRRFQRQLSIFHRTFRFQRLGIAYDDSPTGRAIASLPDIEAMAERTGFELVERHVRAPIDHLDQYRYEVELTDAWEALSREAEAVYITYGRWPLDRFSALVRPFLKQRIPTFSQLGPEEVERGALMSIARADMAGIGHFGAATIARVMAGEPLRHLPQVYFDTPSIAWNAATAAAIGYRIPFPALLAADSLHGVL, from the coding sequence ATGAGCGAAGCTGTCCCGCCGTCTAGCCGCCGAGCCCTTGCCGACGAACCGGAAGCCGCGGCGCTGACCCGCCGCGGCTGGATGGCCGGGGCCGCCGCCGCCGGTCTCGGCGCCCTCTGCGCGGCGCCCACGGCCCTGGCCGCCCCCCGACCCTTCCCGTCGGTCCGGGAGGTGCCCCGGCGCTGGCGGATCGGCTACGCCGAATCCATGCCCTACGGCAATTACGCCGCGACGCTCGCCGCTATCCTCGGCGAACTGGAGCGGATGGGTTGGACCGGCCCGCTGACGGGACTGCCCTACCGCCCGGGACAGACCGACACCGCCAGCCTGTGGTCCTGGCTGTCCGCCCGCGCCGGCAGCCCGGTTCTCGACTTCGTCGCCGACGCCCACGCCACCAACCTGACGGCCGAGGGCGCCGCCGCGCTGGTGCGGCGTCTGCAGGACCCGGGCGACATTGACCTGATGATCGTCATGGGCACGGTCTCCGGCGTCGCACTGGCGACCGACGCGCACCGGGTGCCGGTCCTCGCCTTCTCCTGCACCAACCCGATCGCCGCCGGGATCGTCGAGTCGGAAACCGACACCGGGAGCGACCATGTGTGGGCGCATCTCGACCCGCGGCGGTTCCAGCGCCAGCTGTCCATCTTCCACAGGACCTTCCGGTTCCAGCGGCTGGGCATCGCCTACGACGACAGCCCGACGGGGCGGGCCATCGCCTCGCTGCCCGACATCGAGGCGATGGCCGAGCGGACCGGGTTCGAACTGGTGGAGCGGCACGTCCGCGCGCCGATCGACCACCTCGACCAATACCGCTACGAGGTCGAGCTGACCGACGCCTGGGAGGCGCTGTCGCGCGAGGCGGAGGCCGTCTACATCACCTATGGGCGCTGGCCGCTGGACCGCTTCTCCGCGCTGGTCCGGCCCTTCCTGAAACAGCGCATCCCGACCTTCTCGCAGCTCGGCCCCGAGGAGGTGGAGCGCGGCGCGCTGATGAGCATCGCCCGCGCCGACATGGCAGGCATCGGCCATTTCGGTGCCGCCACCATCGCCCGCGTCATGGCCGGCGAACCGTTGCGCCACCTGCCGCAGGTCTATTTCGACACGCCCTCCATCGCCTGGAACGCCGCGACCGCGGCGGCCATCGGCTACCGCATCCCCTTTCCGGCGCTGCTGGCGGCGGATTCACTGCACGGAGTGCTCTAG